The Actinomycetes bacterium sequence GCTCGCCCGCCAGCACCAGATGGCGCTGGTCGTCCCTTGGTTCGAGGAGGCCCAGACCGGCGTCTACTACAACTCGGCTGCGGTCATCGAGAAGGACGGAACCCTGCTCGGCAAGTACCGCAAGACCCACATCCCGCAGGTCGGCCCGTGCTTCTTCGAGAAGTACTACTTCAAGCCGGGCAACCTCGGCTACCCGGTGTTCGACACCTCGGTGGGCCGGGTCGGCCTCATCATCTGCTACGACCGGCACTTCCCGGAGGTCGCCCGCCAGGTCGGCCTCAAAGGCGCCGAGCTGGTGTTCAACCCGTCGGCCACGGTCGAGTCGCTGTCGAAGTACCTTTGGGAGCTCGAGCAGCCGGCCCACGCGGTGGCCAACGGCTATTGGATCGCCGCGATCAACCGGGTCGGGGTCGAGGCGCCGGTCAACCCGAACAAGTTCTACGGCTCGTCGTACTTCTGCGACCCGCGCGGGCAGATCGTGGCCAAGGCGAGCGACTCCGAGGACGAGGTGCTGGTCGCCGACCTCGACCTCGACAAGATCCGCGAGGTCCGCAACACCTGGCAGTTCATGCGCGACCGGCGTCCGGAGACCTACCACGAGCTGACGGAGCTGCTGCCGTGACGGCCGACGGCACCGGGACCGCGGGCGGCACCGGGAGCGGGACCGGCACCGGGGGCGGCGCCGGCGACGCGGCCGCGCTGCTGGCCAGGCACGCCAAGGTCCTGCCCGCCTGGCTCACCCTCTACTACGCCGAGCCGGTCGAGCTGGTGCGCGGCGAGGGCGTGCATGTCTGGGACTCGGCCGGCAACCGCTACCTCGACTTCTTCGGCGGCATCCTCACCACCATCTCCGGCCACAACGTGCCCGAGCTGACCCGGGTGCTCGAAGACCAGGCCGGCAAGCTCAACCACACCTCGACGCTGTACCTGATCCGCTCGATGGTGGAGCTGGCCGAGCGGCTCACCGAGCTGGCCCCGGTCGACCCCCCCACCAAGGCGTTCTTCACCACCTCGGGGTCGGAGGCTAACGAGGCGGCCCTGCTGTTTGCGACCGGGTACCGCAGGTCGAACGAGGTCATCGCGCTGCGCAACTCCTACCACGGCCGCTCGTTCGCCGCGATCGGGATCACCGGGCAGAAGTCGTGGTCGGCCTCCTCCTACAGCCCGTTCCAGGTGTCCTACGCGCTCACGCCCTACTGCTACCGCTGCCCGTTCGGCCTCAAGTACCCCGACTGCGGCGTGGCGTGCGCCGAGGACCTGCGCAACGTGATCGAGACGACCACCACCGGAGCGCCAGCGGCGATGATCGTCGAGCCCATCCAGGGCGTGGGCGGGTTCGTCACCCCGCCGCCGGAGTACTTCGGGATCGTCAAGTCGATCCTGGACGACTTCGGCATCCCGCTGATCGCCGACGAGGTGCAGACCGGGTTCGGCCGCACCGGCGAGGCGTTCTGGGGCATCGAGAGCTACGGGGTCCGCCCGGACGCGATCGTCATGGCCAAGGGCCTCGGCAACGGCCTGGCCATCGGCGGGGTGGTGGCCAAGGCGGAGTGGGTCGACTCGCTGCGGGCCAACCACATCTCGACCTTCGGCGGCGGCCCGGTCAGCTCCCGCTACGCGGTCGCCAACCTCGACTACATCCGCCGCGAGAACCTGCAGGCCAACGCGGCCCGGACGGGCAGGATCCTGATGGACGGGCTCAAGCCCCTCGAGGCCGAGTCCCCGATCGTCGGCGAGGTGCGGGGCAAGGGCCTCATGGTCGGGGTCGAGATGGTCGCCGACCACGACTCGAAGGAGCCCAACGTCAAGGCGGCCGCCGAGGTGATGGAGCGCTGCCGGGAGCGCGGCCTCCTGGTCGGCAAGGGCGGCCTGTACGCCAACACGCTGCGGATCGCGCCGCCCCTGACCGTGACCGAGCAGGACGTGGGGCAGGCGGTCGAGACCATCCGGGCCGCGGTCGCGGCCGCCCAGGGCGTCTAGGCGCCCGAGGCCGACTCCAACACGAGGAGGTGCACGGAGTGCGAACCCTCATCCAGGGCGGCACGGTGGTGACCGCGGCCGAGACGATGCGGGCCGACGTGCTGGTCGACGGCGAGAAGGTGGTCGCGGTCGGCACCGGGCTCGGCGGCGGTACCGGCGCCGAGCGGACCGTCGACGCGACCGGACGGTACGTGATGCCTGGCGCGATCGACGTCCACACCCACATGGAGATGCCGTTCGGCGGCACCTTCTCGGCCGACGACTTCGCCACCGGCACCGCCGCGGCCGCCTGGGGCGGCACCACCACGATCGTGGACTTCGCCATCCACGAGTACGGTGAGTCCCTGCAGGCCGGACTGGACCGCTGGCACGAGAAGGCCGGCCCCAAGGCGCACATCGACTACGGCTTCCACATGATCGTGCGGGAGGTCAACGACCAGACCCTGGCCGACATGGACGCGCTGGTCGACCGCGGGGTGCCGTCGTTCAAGCTGTTCATGGCCTACCCGGGTGTGTTCATGGTCGACGACGCGTCGCTGTTCCGGGCGATGAGCCGCACCTCCGAGAACGGCGGCCTGATCATGCTCCACGCCGAGAACGGCGGCCCGATCGACGTGCTGATCCAGCGCTACCTGGCCGAGGGCCGGACCGACCCGATCAACCACGGTCTGACCCGTCCCTCGTCGATGGAGGGCGAGGCGGTGCACCGGGCCGTGGCCCTGGCCGACCTGGCCGGCGTGGCGGTCTACATCGTCCACCTGTCCTCGGCCGACGCGCTCAACGCGGTCCGCGAGGCGCGCGACCGGGGCCTGGCCACCCTGGCCGAGACCTGCCCGCAGTACCTGTACCTCAGCCTCGACGACCTCGGCCGGGAGGGGTTCGAGGGCGCCAAGTACGTCTGCTCGCCGCCGCTGCGGCCCGTGGCCCACCAGGCCGAGCTGTGGAAGGGGCTCCGCCAGGACGACCTCCAGGTCGTCTCCACCGACCACTGCCCCTTCGACTACAAAGAGCAGAAGGAGATGGGGCGGGGCAACTTCGCCAAGATCCCCAACGGCCTGCCCGGGGTCGAGGACCGCTTCACCCTCATCTACGACGGCGGGGTGCGGCCAGGCCACATCGGCCTGAACCGCTTCGTCGAGCTGGTCGCGACCGCCCCGGCCAAGCTGTTCGGCCTGTGGCCCCGCAAGGGCACGATCGCGCCGGGGTCCGACGCCGACGTCGTGGTGTTCGACCCCGAGGCCGAGCGGACCCTGTCGGCCTCCACTCACCACATGAACGTCGACTACTCCTGCTACGAGGGCCGGCGCGTGCACGGGATCCCCGAGGTGGTCATGCAGCGCGGCGAGATCCTGGTCGACCACGGCACCTTCCTGGGCCGGCCCGGCCAGGGCAGGTTCCTCGAGCGGAGCCGCTCCGGCCTGTAGAGGAGGCACCAATGACCACGGCGGGCGCCACCCGGAAGCCATGCGGGCAGGAGGAGCGCCGATGACCACGGCGGGCGCCACCCCGAGAGCACGCGGACAGGAGGAGCGTCGATGACCACGGCGGGCGCCACCCCGAAGCCACGCGGACAGGAGGAGCGCCAATGACCGACCGGGTGCCGAGCTACATCGCCGGCCGCGTGCGCGAGTCCGGCGCGGCCGAGACCCATCCCATCCCCGACCCGGCCACGGGCCAGCCCATCGCCGAGCTGCCCTACTCGAGCACCGACGAGATCGACGAGGCGGCCGCCGCCGCCCGGGCCGCCTTCCCGGGCTGGGCCGACACTCCGGTCCCCGACCGGGCGCAGGTCCTGTTCCGCTTCAAGGCCCTGCTCGAGGACGCCTTCGAGGAGCTGGCCGCGCTGGTCACCCGGGAGAACGGCAAGACCCTGGACGAGGCGCGCGGGGAGGTGCGCCGCGGCATCGAGGTGGTCGACTTCGCCTGCGGCGCCCCCACCCTGCTGATGGGCTCGGCCATCGACCAGATCGCCAGCGGCATCGACGAGCGGCTGATCCGCTTCCCCGTGGGGGTGGTGGCCGGCATCACACCATTCAACTTCCCCAACATGGTGCCCCTGTGGATGATCCCGACCGCGCTGGCGTGCGGGAACACCTTCGTGCACAAGCCCTCCCAGCAGACCCCGCTGTCGGCGATGAAGCTGGCCGAGCTGCTCGAGCGGGCCGGCCTGCCCGAGGGTGTGTTCAACGTCGTCCACGGCGCCGAGCAGGCCGTCACCCGCCTGCTCGAGCACCCGGAGGTCGACGCGGTGTCGTTCGTGGGCTCGGCCCGGGTGGCCCGGATCGTCTACACCCAGGGCGCGGCCAACGGCAAGCGGGTCCAGGCCCTCGGCGGGGCCAAGAACCACCTGCTGGTGATGGACGACGCCGACCTCGAGGCGACCGTGCCCGCGCTGGTCGCGTCCGCGTTCGGCAACGCCGGGCAGCGCTGCCTGGCCGGCAGCGTTGCGGTGGGCGTGGGCTCGGTCGGCGACGCGCTGGTCGAGGAGCTGGCCGCGCAGGCGTCGGCGCTCAAGGTCGGGCCGGGCGCCGAGCCGGGCACCGACATGGGCCCGGTGATCCGGGCCGAGCGCAAGCAGGCCATCGCCAGGCAGGTCGGCGAGGGCCGCGACGCCGGCGCGACCCTGGTCGCCGACGGCCGCGACGCGGTCGACTCCGAGGGCTTCTTCCTGGGTCCCAGCATCCTCGACCACGTCACCCCGGACATGGACGTGTGGCGCACCGAGCTGTTCGGCCCGGTCCTGTCGGTCGTGCGGGCCCGCGACGTCGACGAGGCGCTCGCCACCGCCAACCGCTCCAGCTACGGGAACATGGCCTCGATCTTCACCACCTCCGGCAGGAACGCGCGCGAGTTCCGCCGCCGCATCCAGGCCGGCATGCTCGGGGTCAACATCGGGGTGGCCGCGCCCATGGCGTTCCTGCCCTTCACTGGCTGGAAGGACTCGTTCTTCGGCGACCTGCACGCCACCGGCACCGACTCGATCCGCTTCTACACCCGGCAGAAGGTGATCACCCAGCGCTGGTTCTAGCCGCCGCCACGACGAGGACTGGGACACGATCCACGCTCGTCCAGGCGCGGGTCCGCAGGCGCTGTCCGAACAGCGCCCAGCCTGCGATGCCGGCGACCGCCCCGGCGAAGTGCGTGCTGAGCACCAGGGCCGACGCTCCGGCGCCGACCCGGAACGTCTCGCGCAGCACGGGGATGGCCGGCCCGTACAGGGCGAGGAACGCGCCCAAGGCGACGAAGAGCAGCAGGCTCCCCAGCGTGGCCGCCCTGTTCAGCGACCACGCTACGGGCCGCTCGGCCAGATCCCCCATGCCATCCCTCCTCGACATCGGTCAAGGACACAGGCTGGCTCAGTGGTCGCCAGCCGCGCTCGGGTCGAACGCGACCCCGGCCCGCCGGGCGAACTCCTCGGCCCGGGCCGCAGCCGCCCGGTGGGCCACGCGCTCGGCCTCGTAGAGCCGGGCCCGCTCGATCGCCTGCCCGCAGTGGCCGGCGAGCGCGACCATGAACAGGCGGTCCTCCTCGGCGAAGGCGTGCGGCTCGTCGAAGGTGAGCCCGAGCACGCCCAGGCAGCGATCCTGCACGGCGAGCGGGACGGCCGCCCAGGCCTGCACGTCGGTCATGATCGGGCGCCAGCCGGGCATGCAGCGCTCGCGCGCGGCCGGGGAGCCGAGGAACACGGGAGTCGAGCACCGCGCCGCCTGGCTGAGCGGCGCGGCCCCGGTGAGCGGCATGCGGCGCCACTGCTCGACGACCTCTGGCGGGTACCCGAGGGTGGCGACGACCTCGAGGTCGTCCCCATCCACCAGGGCAAGCGCACCGCCCTGCGCGTCCAGCGCAGCCACTCCCTGGCGGACACCCACCTCGGCGACCTCGCCCGAGGTCAGGGCCTGGGAGAACGCCGCGGTGATGGCCTGGAGCCGGGAGAGCCGGTCCACCGTCCGCTCGGCCGCGGCGCGTGCCCGCGCCTCGGCCTCGAGCAGCCGCGTCCGCTCGATCGCCAGAGCGGCCCGGTCCGCCACGAGCTGCAGCAGCTCCAGGTCGGCCTGGCCGAAGTAGCTGGGCATCTCGCTGCCAACGCCGAGGGTGCCGATGATGCGGCCCTCGACCCGCAGGGGCACACAGGCGACGGCGCGCAGCCGGGCCCCGGCCGCTGCGGCGGTCTGCATCCTGGTCATGGGAAGGTCGGCGACCAGCATGGGCGTCCCGGTGGCGGCCACCCGGCCGGTGACGCCCTCGCCCATGGGGATGACCGTCCCGGCCAGCTCGTCGCCCAGGCCGAGGAAGGCGCGCAGGCGCAGCGAGCGACCGTCCTCGGTGGGGAGGAACAGGGTGAGCACGTCGACCGCGAGCACCGCCTTGAGCCGCTCGAGGAGGGCCGCGAGCAGGTCGTCGACGGCGAGGTGGGCCAGGGCGGCGTCGGTGACGGCCTGGACCTGGGCCAGACGCCTGGCGTAGTCGCCGGCGTGCGCGGGGATGGTCTCGTCGGCTTGCATGCGCTCGGCCACCAGATTGGCGAACGCATGCAGGGCGGAGGCCCCCGGGCCGGGCGTCCCGGCAGGCGGTGGCGCTGCGCGGGCCGAGACCTGCCCGAGGATGGCCCCGACGTCCGGCCAGCGTGGATCGGCGAGCGGCCCGGCGATGCCCACGCCCGGACGGGGGCGGGCCCCGTGGCCTGGCGGCCCGGTGCCGACGACGGCCTGACAGGCGGCGTCGTGCTCCTCGTCGGCGTGGGTGGCCGGGTCGAACCAGCTGTAGCGTCCCTTCCCACCGCCCTTGGCCGCGTACATGGCGACGTCGGCCCGGCGCAGCAGGGTCCCAGCCTGGTCGAACCCGCTCGTGGTGGTCGCGATGCCGATGCTCGCATCGACCGTCACCCGCATGCCGTGCAGGTCGACCGGCTCGCGCAAGGCCGCGAGCACCCGGCGGGCGACCACGGCGCCAAGCCCGGGATCGGGGACGCCGTCGAGCAGGATCGCGAACTCGTCGCCGCCCAGGCGTGCCGCGGTGTCGCCGGCACGCAGGCAGGTCCGCAGCCGCCCGGCCACCTCGCCGAGCAGCCGGTCGCCGGCGGCATGCCCGAGGGTGTCGTTGACCCGCTTGAAGTCGTCCAGGTCGATGAAGAGCAGCGCGACCTGGCCGGGCACCCGACGGTGGCGCAGCAGCGCCTGCTCGACCCGGTCGACGAACAGCTCGCGCTGGGCGAGCCCGGTGAGCACGTCGTGCAGCGCCCGGTGCTGCAGCTCGGTGAGCGCGCCGGCGAGGACGCCGAGCAGCCCGGCCATGCGCACCGCCACGAGCACCGAGAGCAGGGCGGAGCCGGCCGCAATGACCAGCACGTCGGCTGGCGTGCCGACGGACGCCTCGACCGCGAGCAGCGCCGGGGCCAGGAGCGAGACCCCGGCGAGGACGGCCAGCCGGCGGCGGCGCAGCATGGGCGCTGGCACGTCGGCCGGCGTGGCCACCCGGGCCATGGACGGGTGCAGCGCGGCAGCGCCCGCGCAGGCGTACGCCGCCATCCAGCCGGCGCTGATCGGGCTGCCGGCCTGGTACCGGTCGTTGAGACCGAGCACCACGTGGCAGACGTCGGTGGCGAGCATCGCGACCACGCCGGCGCCGAGCAGGCGGTAGGCGGGAGGCCGGGCACCACCGCCCACCATGAGGCGGGCGGCCACCGCGAGCATGAGCACGTCGAACAGCGGGTAGGCGGTCGAGACAGCCCGGGCGGCCAGGTCGAGGCCCGGGTCACGCAGGTGGGGGGAGATGAGGAACACCCAGGCGACCAGGGCGGTGCCGGTGGCCACGATCAACCCGTCGACGAGCCCGGCACGGTCGCGGCCGGGGACGCGGGCGCGGACCAGCAGCAGCAGGCCGACGCCGAACAGGGGATGGCAGGCTAAATAGAAGGCGTCAGCAGCGGTCGGCACGAGCTGGACGCCGGGGATGTGGCCTCCGCTGAGGATGTGCCCGCCGCTGGGGAGGATGTGCCCGCCGCTGGGGAGGAGGACGCCGCCCGCGACGTTCGAGAGCAGGCTGGCGGCCAGCAGCCACCAGGGCAGCGCGCGCCTGGGCCGGTGGGTCCTGACTCCGGTGACCGTGGCCAGCGCCGCGGAGAGCCCGAGCCCGACGTACAGCACCTCCCGGGCCAGGTCCGAGCCGACCGTGAGGTAGGCCACGGCGGCCACTCCGCCGGCCAGCAGGTACAGAAGCCAGGCGGGATACCCGCGTCGGTCGCTCACGGACCACCTGGTCTGGGGTCTCGGTGGGGGTGGGTCATGAGGCTCTCATCGGCGGACCGGATCCGGGGTGCGGCGTCGCCAGCCGTCAAGGGACGCGGCCGCCGGCCGCCGCCCACGCTCTCCGGCCCACGTCAGCGCCCATCTTCGGGTCCCCCTCCGTCACGGCTGGCTGCGAGGCGCTCGTGCCCGGCGAGGCACGAACCGCCGCGAAGGGGGGAATTCTTGCATACGGGCGGTCTGTCTGGGGTGGACAAACGCGCAGGTTTCTGCCCAATTTGGCGGCGTCTTCGAGAACCCGCCTCCCGGTGCCCGTCAACCTTCCAACAGCTTCCCCCGTCAACCTTCCGAGCGGTCCATCCGAGACGCGTCGGGGCACCGTGATAGGTTCGGTCCATGCCCTTCTACGCAGACCTCCACATCCACTCGAAGTACTCAAGGGCTTGCAGTCGGGACTGCGACCTTGAGCACCTCGCCTGGTGGGCGAGACGGAAAGGTCTTTCGGTAGTCGGCACCGGTGACTTCACCCACCCGGTCTGGTTCGAAACGCTCCGCTCCACGCTGGTGCCGGCCGAGCCCGGCCTTTACCGGCTCCCCGACGACGTCGAGCGCGCCGTGTCCCAGCGGCTCCCACCCTCCTGCCACGGGCCGGTCCGCTTCCTGCTCTCGGTCGAGATCGCCACCATCTACAAGCGGGCCGAGCGCACTCGCAAGCTCCACCACCTGGTCTACATGCCCGACCTGGACGCGGCGGCCGCGTTCAACCGCAGCCTTGGGCGGATCGGGAACCTGGCCTCGGACGGCCGGCCCATCCTCGGCCTGGACTCGCGCGACCTGCTCGACATCACCCTGCAGAGCGGCGACGGCGCCTACCTGGTGCCCGCGCACGCCTGGACGCCCTGGTTCGGCATCCTCGGCTCCAAATCGGGGTTCGACTCGGTCGAGGAGTGCTTCGGGGACCTGACCGGGCACGTCTTCGCGCTGGAGACCGGGCTCTCATCGGACCCGGCCATGAACTGGCGGGTGTCCTCGCTGGACCGGTACCGGCTGGTCAGCAACTCCGACGCCCACTCCCCGCCCGCGCTGGCCCGGGAGGCGTCGGTGTTCGGCACCGAGCTCGACTACTTCGCCTTGCGGCGGGCGCTCGAGACCGGCGAGGGCTTCGGGGGGACGGTGGAGTTCTTCCCCGAGGAGGGCAAGTACCACCTCGACGGCCATCGCAACTGCGGCGTCTGCCAGGAGCCGGCCGAGACCCGTCGGCGTGGCGAGCGCTGCCCGGTCTGCGGCAAGCCGCTCACGATCGGGGTGCTGCACCGGGTGGAGGTGCTCGCGGACCGTTCGGACGGCGCCCGCCCTCCTGGCGCGGCAGGCTTCCGCTGCCTGGTGCCCCTGCCCGAGATCCTCGGCGAGCTGCTCGGGGTGGGCCCGAGGAGCAAGGCCGTCGGCCAGGAGGTCGCCGCCCTGGTCGAGCGGCTCGGCCCCGAGCTGGGCATCCTGCAGGACGTGCCGCTCGAGGAGATCGGGCGGTCAGGGCCGCCGCTGCTCGCCGAGGCCATCGGCCGGCTCCGCCGCGGCGCCGTCGTGCGCGAGGCTGGCTACGACGGCGAGTACGGCGTCATCCGCCTGTTCGACCCGGCCGAGCTGCGTGGCCACGGCTCGCTCACGGCCACCCTGTTCGACCCCCCCGACCCCGTGCAGTCCCCTCCGGCCCGGGCGGCCGCCGGCCTGGAGCCCACCGAGGAGACCGCCGGCCTCGAGCCCACCGAGGAGGCTGCCGGGCCGCCACCCAGCGGGCGCTCCGCCGGCCCCGAGCCCACCGAGCGCTCCGCCGGGCCGCCACCCAGCGGGCGCTCCGCCGGGCCGCCACCCACCGAGGAGGTAGTCGAGACGCCAGACGGCTCCGGGGTGGAGCCGCCGCAGCTGGCCGGCGTGGACGCCGCCGGCGTGGTCACGACGGTCCTGGGTGGGCTCGACCCGGACCAGCGGGCGGCCGCCGCGACCGTCGAGGGGCCCCTGCTGATCGTGGCCGGGCCGGGCACGGGCAAGACCCGCACGCTCACCCACCGGATCGCCCACCTGGTGGGCGACCATGGCGTCCCGCCCGAGCGCTGCCTGGCCATCACCTTCACCCGGCGGGCCTGCGAGGAGCTCCAC is a genomic window containing:
- a CDS encoding nitrilase-related carbon-nitrogen hydrolase; translation: MTIVRAAIIQAHANMPKDEAVDKHVGLIAKAAAEGAQITCLQEIFHGPYFCAEQDPKWYATAEPEDGPTVTRMRELARQHQMALVVPWFEEAQTGVYYNSAAVIEKDGTLLGKYRKTHIPQVGPCFFEKYYFKPGNLGYPVFDTSVGRVGLIICYDRHFPEVARQVGLKGAELVFNPSATVESLSKYLWELEQPAHAVANGYWIAAINRVGVEAPVNPNKFYGSSYFCDPRGQIVAKASDSEDEVLVADLDLDKIREVRNTWQFMRDRRPETYHELTELLP
- a CDS encoding aspartate aminotransferase family protein, which encodes MTADGTGTAGGTGSGTGTGGGAGDAAALLARHAKVLPAWLTLYYAEPVELVRGEGVHVWDSAGNRYLDFFGGILTTISGHNVPELTRVLEDQAGKLNHTSTLYLIRSMVELAERLTELAPVDPPTKAFFTTSGSEANEAALLFATGYRRSNEVIALRNSYHGRSFAAIGITGQKSWSASSYSPFQVSYALTPYCYRCPFGLKYPDCGVACAEDLRNVIETTTTGAPAAMIVEPIQGVGGFVTPPPEYFGIVKSILDDFGIPLIADEVQTGFGRTGEAFWGIESYGVRPDAIVMAKGLGNGLAIGGVVAKAEWVDSLRANHISTFGGGPVSSRYAVANLDYIRRENLQANAARTGRILMDGLKPLEAESPIVGEVRGKGLMVGVEMVADHDSKEPNVKAAAEVMERCRERGLLVGKGGLYANTLRIAPPLTVTEQDVGQAVETIRAAVAAAQGV
- the hydA gene encoding dihydropyrimidinase — its product is MRTLIQGGTVVTAAETMRADVLVDGEKVVAVGTGLGGGTGAERTVDATGRYVMPGAIDVHTHMEMPFGGTFSADDFATGTAAAAWGGTTTIVDFAIHEYGESLQAGLDRWHEKAGPKAHIDYGFHMIVREVNDQTLADMDALVDRGVPSFKLFMAYPGVFMVDDASLFRAMSRTSENGGLIMLHAENGGPIDVLIQRYLAEGRTDPINHGLTRPSSMEGEAVHRAVALADLAGVAVYIVHLSSADALNAVREARDRGLATLAETCPQYLYLSLDDLGREGFEGAKYVCSPPLRPVAHQAELWKGLRQDDLQVVSTDHCPFDYKEQKEMGRGNFAKIPNGLPGVEDRFTLIYDGGVRPGHIGLNRFVELVATAPAKLFGLWPRKGTIAPGSDADVVVFDPEAERTLSASTHHMNVDYSCYEGRRVHGIPEVVMQRGEILVDHGTFLGRPGQGRFLERSRSGL
- a CDS encoding CoA-acylating methylmalonate-semialdehyde dehydrogenase — its product is MTDRVPSYIAGRVRESGAAETHPIPDPATGQPIAELPYSSTDEIDEAAAAARAAFPGWADTPVPDRAQVLFRFKALLEDAFEELAALVTRENGKTLDEARGEVRRGIEVVDFACGAPTLLMGSAIDQIASGIDERLIRFPVGVVAGITPFNFPNMVPLWMIPTALACGNTFVHKPSQQTPLSAMKLAELLERAGLPEGVFNVVHGAEQAVTRLLEHPEVDAVSFVGSARVARIVYTQGAANGKRVQALGGAKNHLLVMDDADLEATVPALVASAFGNAGQRCLAGSVAVGVGSVGDALVEELAAQASALKVGPGAEPGTDMGPVIRAERKQAIARQVGEGRDAGATLVADGRDAVDSEGFFLGPSILDHVTPDMDVWRTELFGPVLSVVRARDVDEALATANRSSYGNMASIFTTSGRNAREFRRRIQAGMLGVNIGVAAPMAFLPFTGWKDSFFGDLHATGTDSIRFYTRQKVITQRWF
- a CDS encoding diguanylate cyclase; protein product: MSDRRGYPAWLLYLLAGGVAAVAYLTVGSDLAREVLYVGLGLSAALATVTGVRTHRPRRALPWWLLAASLLSNVAGGVLLPSGGHILPSGGHILSGGHIPGVQLVPTAADAFYLACHPLFGVGLLLLVRARVPGRDRAGLVDGLIVATGTALVAWVFLISPHLRDPGLDLAARAVSTAYPLFDVLMLAVAARLMVGGGARPPAYRLLGAGVVAMLATDVCHVVLGLNDRYQAGSPISAGWMAAYACAGAAALHPSMARVATPADVPAPMLRRRRLAVLAGVSLLAPALLAVEASVGTPADVLVIAAGSALLSVLVAVRMAGLLGVLAGALTELQHRALHDVLTGLAQRELFVDRVEQALLRHRRVPGQVALLFIDLDDFKRVNDTLGHAAGDRLLGEVAGRLRTCLRAGDTAARLGGDEFAILLDGVPDPGLGAVVARRVLAALREPVDLHGMRVTVDASIGIATTTSGFDQAGTLLRRADVAMYAAKGGGKGRYSWFDPATHADEEHDAACQAVVGTGPPGHGARPRPGVGIAGPLADPRWPDVGAILGQVSARAAPPPAGTPGPGASALHAFANLVAERMQADETIPAHAGDYARRLAQVQAVTDAALAHLAVDDLLAALLERLKAVLAVDVLTLFLPTEDGRSLRLRAFLGLGDELAGTVIPMGEGVTGRVAATGTPMLVADLPMTRMQTAAAAGARLRAVACVPLRVEGRIIGTLGVGSEMPSYFGQADLELLQLVADRAALAIERTRLLEAEARARAAAERTVDRLSRLQAITAAFSQALTSGEVAEVGVRQGVAALDAQGGALALVDGDDLEVVATLGYPPEVVEQWRRMPLTGAAPLSQAARCSTPVFLGSPAARERCMPGWRPIMTDVQAWAAVPLAVQDRCLGVLGLTFDEPHAFAEEDRLFMVALAGHCGQAIERARLYEAERVAHRAAAARAEEFARRAGVAFDPSAAGDH
- a CDS encoding UvrD-helicase domain-containing protein: MPFYADLHIHSKYSRACSRDCDLEHLAWWARRKGLSVVGTGDFTHPVWFETLRSTLVPAEPGLYRLPDDVERAVSQRLPPSCHGPVRFLLSVEIATIYKRAERTRKLHHLVYMPDLDAAAAFNRSLGRIGNLASDGRPILGLDSRDLLDITLQSGDGAYLVPAHAWTPWFGILGSKSGFDSVEECFGDLTGHVFALETGLSSDPAMNWRVSSLDRYRLVSNSDAHSPPALAREASVFGTELDYFALRRALETGEGFGGTVEFFPEEGKYHLDGHRNCGVCQEPAETRRRGERCPVCGKPLTIGVLHRVEVLADRSDGARPPGAAGFRCLVPLPEILGELLGVGPRSKAVGQEVAALVERLGPELGILQDVPLEEIGRSGPPLLAEAIGRLRRGAVVREAGYDGEYGVIRLFDPAELRGHGSLTATLFDPPDPVQSPPARAAAGLEPTEETAGLEPTEEAAGPPPSGRSAGPEPTERSAGPPPSGRSAGPPPTEEVVETPDGSGVEPPQLAGVDAAGVVTTVLGGLDPDQRAAAATVEGPLLIVAGPGTGKTRTLTHRIAHLVGDHGVPPERCLAITFTRRACEELHERLRALLPDAAERVLVTTFHGLGLQIVREQRELLGLEEGVGIADESERLELVREVSGGSERDARRLLDALSRAKRARAAGPGQGPGPGSRPGSEAGELADRLAGYDRALRERGLLDFDDLLTLPVALLGADPDLARSYRDRWPSISVDEYQDVDELQYRLLCLLTGPDGHLCAIGDPDQAIYGFRGADVGFFLRFGQDFPAARTVRLTRNYRSSRAIVDGALQAIAPSTLVRGRVLAAHGEAAASAPRIVVQQAATEQGEADLVVRTIDELLGGSSFYSIDSGRAGAGGHGHGGLSFADVAVLYRTDAQAGPLAEALARAGMPFQKRSHDRLTDRPGVRAVIALLRVQAAAAGPGDPDRPSVPVPVLTRVHRAVKAAVDALGPTPEPDAEADVRTAMDLLTPLAERCGEDLGRFLADLALGAEVDALDPRADRVSLLTLHAAKGLEFPVVFLTGCEDGLLPLRWGRTGDLDLGEERRLFFVGMTRARSHLYLTRASRRTRHGTIREATPSPFLSDITETLLERVHAAARSPRRPATPAGDQLQLL